DNA from Sulfolobales archaeon:
CCAGATAAGTTGGGCTTTCAATTACTATGGTCCAACCGGAACTCAGAGAGATGAGCTGATAGTTCTTAGAAAAGTAGGTGAGCAAAAATGAAAGTGAGAGTTCAAATATCGATGGTTATGAACCTGGACAAGTGTCTTGGCTGTCATACATGCAGCATAACATGTAAGACAACATGGACGAACAGAAGGGGGGCAGAGTATATGTGGTGGAATAATGTAGAGACAAGACCAGGAGTGGGGTACCCACAGAGATGGGAAGATCAGGAGAAATGGAAGGGTGGATGGAAGCTCGAAAATGGAGAACTCAAGCTCAGAGTAGGTGGTAGGCTGTCAAGGCTTTTCAGGATATTCTATAATCCTTGGATGCCTAGCATTAATGACTACTATGAGCCGTGGAGCTATACATACGAAAAACTCATAGAAGCGAAGGAAGGTGAGAAGCCTCTTGCTGAGGTCAGATCCTCTATAACTCAGAAGCCTCTTACTTTAGAGAGAGGTCCAAATTGGGATGACGATCTGGCAGGATCACCCATATATGCATCTTCTGACCCGAATTTGGAGAAAGGTATAACGCTAGAGTACGAAAGAATCTTCATGTTCTATCTTCCAAGAATATGCAATCACTGCCTTAATCCTTCCTGCGTAGCAGCCTGCCCTTCTGGTGCTATGTACAAGAGAGAGGAGGATGGTATAGTTTTAGTGGATCAGAGCAGGTGTAGAGGATGGAGATACTGCATCTCAGCATGTCCATACAAAAAGGTCTACTATAACTGGAGCACACATAAGGCGGAGAAATGCATACTTTGCTATCCAAGAATAGAGGCAGGCCTTC
Protein-coding regions in this window:
- the narH gene encoding nitrate reductase subunit beta; translation: MKVRVQISMVMNLDKCLGCHTCSITCKTTWTNRRGAEYMWWNNVETRPGVGYPQRWEDQEKWKGGWKLENGELKLRVGGRLSRLFRIFYNPWMPSINDYYEPWSYTYEKLIEAKEGEKPLAEVRSSITQKPLTLERGPNWDDDLAGSPIYASSDPNLEKGITLEYERIFMFYLPRICNHCLNPSCVAACPSGAMYKREEDGIVLVDQSRCRGWRYCISACPYKKVYYNWSTHKAEKCILCYPRIEAGLPPVCAETCVGRMRYVGLLLYDAERIREAASAEESALLEAQLSIILDPNDPKIEEEALNQGIWKDWLEAAKKSPVFKMVKVWKIAFPLHPEYRTLPMVFYIPPLSPILRIFEGEELGKLEPEDIFPNVRNMRIPIAYLAKMFTAGNEDAIRKALEKLIAVRAYMRSISLGRPNLKVLSEVGLSEKDAREMYRLLAVAKYEDRFVIPKAHREQSLKASIEQGYAGLDELR